In Bacteroidota bacterium, the genomic window ATCAAATTCTATGGCCGATACCGTTGAGCAGTGGTATGCTTTTTATACCAAACCGCGGGCAGAAAAAAAAGCAGCTTCAGATATGTCTAAAGCAGGGATCACCTATTACCTCCCTTTGCATAAGGTAATGAGGCAATGGAGTGACCGCCGAAAGGAGGTGGAAGTTCCCTTGTTTACCTCTTACATTTTTGTTCACATTGACCCTGTTTATCGCATGACTGTACTCCAAAGTCCAAGTATTGCCAGGTCGGTCACTTTCAGGGGAGAAATGGCAC contains:
- a CDS encoding UpxY family transcription antiterminator, whose protein sequence is MADTVEQWYAFYTKPRAEKKAASDMSKAGITYYLPLHKVMRQWSDRRKEVEVPLFTSYIFVHIDPVYRMTVLQSPSIARSVTFRGEMAPVRDIEIEAIKRYLSEDDILSIEEIDNIEVGDEVEITRGPLKGIFGKVGLWKGKHKVVVEIECVNQKIALTIAGNQLKGVH